Proteins from one Mycobacterium adipatum genomic window:
- a CDS encoding carbohydrate ABC transporter permease codes for MGRGGRVTNTQTDDLASQRRLAFWLISPAVFLMLAVTAYPIVYAVWLSLQRYNLAAPDDVEFVGIDNYVTILSDRYWWTAFAVTLGVTIVSVAIEFVLGMALALVMHRTIFGKGVVRTAILVPYGIVTVAASYSWYYAWTPGTGYLANLLPTGSAPLTEQLPSLAIVVLAEVWKTTPFMALLLLAGLALVPQDLLNAAQVDGAGGWKRLTKIIIPLIKPAILVALLFRTLDAFRIFDNIYVLTGGANDTGSVSILGYDNLFKAFNLGLGSAISVLIFLCVAVIAFIFIKIFGASAPGADEEGR; via the coding sequence ATCGGGCGAGGTGGCCGCGTGACGAACACGCAGACGGATGACCTCGCCTCGCAGCGGCGGTTGGCCTTCTGGTTGATCAGCCCGGCGGTCTTCCTGATGCTGGCGGTGACGGCCTACCCGATCGTCTACGCCGTCTGGCTCAGCCTGCAGCGCTACAACCTGGCCGCCCCCGATGACGTCGAGTTCGTCGGTATCGACAACTACGTCACCATCCTTTCCGACCGCTACTGGTGGACGGCGTTCGCGGTGACGCTGGGTGTCACCATCGTCTCGGTGGCCATCGAGTTCGTGCTCGGCATGGCGCTCGCACTGGTCATGCACCGCACCATCTTCGGCAAAGGCGTGGTGCGCACCGCCATTCTGGTGCCCTACGGCATCGTGACGGTGGCGGCCTCCTACAGCTGGTACTACGCGTGGACGCCCGGCACCGGGTATCTGGCCAACCTGCTGCCGACCGGCAGCGCGCCGCTGACCGAACAGCTTCCGTCGCTGGCCATCGTGGTGCTCGCCGAGGTGTGGAAGACGACGCCGTTCATGGCGCTGCTGTTGTTGGCCGGTCTGGCGCTGGTGCCCCAGGACCTGCTCAATGCGGCGCAGGTCGACGGAGCCGGCGGATGGAAGCGGTTGACCAAGATCATCATCCCGCTGATCAAACCCGCAATCCTGGTGGCATTGCTGTTCCGCACCCTGGACGCGTTCCGCATCTTCGACAACATCTACGTGCTGACCGGCGGTGCGAACGACACCGGTTCGGTCTCGATCCTCGGTTACGACAACCTGTTCAAGGCGTTCAACCTGGGGCTGGGTTCGGCCATCAGCGTGCTGATCTTCCTGTGCGTCGCGGTGATCGCCTTCATCTTCATCAAGATCTTCGGTGCCTCGGCACCCGGCGCGGACGAGGAGGGCCGCTAG
- a CDS encoding carbohydrate ABC transporter permease — translation MGARRATGWAVVNVIVVLYALFPVLWILSLSLKPTSTVKDGKLIPSEITFDNYKAIFEGNIFTSALVNSIGIGLITTLIAVVIGGMAAYAIARLAFPGKKVLVGVALLIAMFPQISLVTPIFNIERRLGLFDTWPGLIIPYITFALPLAIYTMSAFFKEIPWDLEKAAKMDGATPGQAFRKVIAPLAAPGIVTAGILVFIFAWNDLLLALSLTATERAITAPVAIANFTGSSQFEEPTGSIAAGAMVITVPIIIFVLIFQRRIVAGLTSGAVKG, via the coding sequence GTGGGTGCCCGCCGCGCGACGGGTTGGGCTGTCGTCAACGTCATCGTCGTGCTGTACGCCTTGTTCCCGGTGCTGTGGATCCTGTCCCTGTCGCTGAAGCCGACGTCGACGGTCAAGGACGGCAAGCTCATTCCGTCGGAGATCACCTTCGACAACTACAAGGCCATCTTCGAGGGCAACATCTTCACCTCGGCGCTGGTCAACTCGATCGGCATCGGTCTGATCACCACGTTGATCGCCGTCGTCATCGGTGGGATGGCGGCCTACGCGATCGCGCGACTGGCCTTCCCCGGCAAGAAGGTTCTGGTCGGCGTGGCCCTGCTGATCGCGATGTTCCCGCAGATCTCGCTGGTGACGCCGATCTTCAACATCGAACGCCGGCTCGGGCTCTTCGACACCTGGCCGGGACTCATCATTCCTTACATCACGTTCGCGCTGCCGCTGGCGATCTACACCATGAGTGCGTTCTTCAAGGAGATCCCGTGGGATCTGGAGAAGGCGGCCAAGATGGACGGCGCCACCCCGGGGCAGGCCTTCCGCAAGGTGATCGCGCCGCTGGCCGCGCCGGGCATCGTCACCGCGGGCATCCTGGTGTTCATCTTCGCGTGGAACGACCTGCTGCTCGCGTTGTCGTTGACCGCCACGGAGCGGGCGATCACCGCCCCGGTGGCCATCGCCAATTTCACCGGTAGCTCACAGTTCGAGGAGCCGACCGGGTCGATCGCAGCGGGGGCGATGGTCATCACCGTCCCGATCATCATCTTTGTGCTCATATTTCAGCGACGGATCGTGGCCGGGTTGACCTCCGGCGCGGTGAAGGGGTAA
- a CDS encoding ABC transporter ATP-binding protein: protein MAEIVLENVTKSYANGAAAVKNLSLTIADGEFIILVGPSGCGKSTTLNMIAGLEDISSGELRIGGERVNDRAPKDRDIAMVFQSYALYPHMTVRQNIAFPLTLAKVGKDEIARKVDETAKILDLAALLDRKPGQLSGGQRQRVAMGRAIVRNPKAFLMDEPLSNLDAKLRVQMRTEIARLQSRLGTTTVYVTHDQTEAMTLGDRVVVMLAGVAQQIGTPEELYTTPANLFVAGFIGSPGMNFFPATLTDGGIKLPFGDEVVLTDEAQRILGQHPKPTNVIAGLRPEHFDDAALVDSYTRIKGLTFEVDVDLVESLGADKYLHFRIEGSGAKSARLAELAAESGAGENEFVARVSADSKVSAGKKAELAVDTSKLIIFDGDTGVNLSIPPAG from the coding sequence ATGGCCGAGATCGTGCTGGAGAACGTCACGAAGAGCTACGCCAACGGTGCCGCGGCGGTGAAGAACCTGTCGCTGACCATCGCCGACGGCGAGTTCATCATCCTGGTCGGACCGTCGGGCTGCGGGAAGTCGACCACCCTGAACATGATTGCGGGCCTGGAGGACATCAGCTCCGGGGAGTTGCGCATCGGCGGGGAGCGGGTCAACGACAGGGCGCCCAAGGACCGCGACATCGCCATGGTGTTCCAGTCCTATGCGCTGTACCCGCATATGACCGTGCGCCAGAACATCGCGTTTCCCCTGACGCTGGCCAAGGTCGGCAAGGACGAGATCGCCCGCAAGGTCGACGAGACCGCCAAGATCCTGGACCTGGCCGCACTGCTGGACCGCAAGCCCGGGCAGCTGTCCGGCGGTCAGCGCCAGCGGGTGGCGATGGGCCGGGCGATCGTCCGTAATCCCAAGGCGTTCCTGATGGACGAGCCGCTATCCAACCTGGACGCCAAGCTGCGCGTGCAGATGCGCACCGAGATCGCGCGGCTGCAGAGCCGGCTGGGCACCACCACGGTGTATGTCACCCACGACCAGACCGAGGCGATGACGCTGGGGGACCGCGTCGTGGTGATGCTGGCCGGTGTGGCCCAGCAGATCGGCACCCCCGAGGAGCTGTACACCACCCCGGCGAATCTCTTCGTCGCCGGTTTCATCGGGTCGCCGGGGATGAACTTCTTCCCGGCGACGCTGACCGACGGCGGCATCAAGCTGCCGTTCGGTGACGAGGTGGTGCTCACCGATGAGGCGCAGCGGATCCTGGGGCAGCATCCCAAGCCGACCAACGTGATCGCCGGGCTGCGACCCGAGCATTTCGACGACGCCGCGCTGGTGGACTCCTACACCCGCATCAAGGGGCTCACCTTCGAGGTGGACGTCGATCTGGTGGAGTCCCTGGGCGCCGACAAGTATCTGCATTTCCGCATCGAGGGGTCCGGTGCGAAGTCGGCTCGGCTCGCCGAACTGGCCGCCGAATCCGGTGCCGGCGAAAACGAGTTCGTGGCAAGGGTTTCGGCCGACTCGAAGGTGTCCGCCGGTAAGAAGGCGGAGCTGGCGGTGGACACCTCCAAGCTGATCATCTTCGACGGTGACACCGGGGTGAATCTGTCGATCCCGCCCGCCGGCTAG
- a CDS encoding suppressor of fused domain protein, with amino-acid sequence MVDVPAEVRGRLQAHFTAAGVLGEPAEANVTFLGAERISVLRYGPDAEGVNHFVSLGCSRYPMVDPTEFVTDTQQGPRAEVVVSLRPPSPAGLARSIAVLAAAPSVEGLVLEPDALIDLSGPLFEGAPFTAFLLGPSDIEDVALADPLSDVRILQATPITPTEAAWVRLKGAEAMREAWRSDGVDVLDANRRASQPS; translated from the coding sequence GTGGTCGACGTCCCGGCCGAGGTGCGCGGCCGCCTGCAAGCGCACTTCACCGCGGCCGGTGTGCTCGGCGAGCCGGCCGAGGCGAATGTCACCTTCCTCGGTGCGGAGCGGATCTCCGTGCTGCGTTACGGTCCCGACGCTGAGGGCGTCAACCACTTTGTCTCACTGGGCTGTTCGCGCTACCCGATGGTGGATCCGACCGAGTTCGTCACCGACACCCAGCAGGGGCCCCGGGCCGAGGTGGTGGTGTCCCTGCGCCCGCCCAGTCCGGCGGGTCTGGCCCGCTCGATCGCGGTGCTGGCGGCCGCGCCGTCGGTGGAGGGGCTGGTGCTGGAGCCCGACGCGTTGATCGACCTGAGCGGTCCGCTGTTCGAGGGCGCGCCGTTCACCGCATTCCTGTTGGGCCCCAGCGATATCGAGGATGTCGCGTTGGCGGACCCGCTTTCGGACGTCAGGATTCTGCAGGCCACCCCGATCACCCCGACCGAGGCGGCCTGGGTGCGCCTCAAGGGCGCCGAGGCGATGCGCGAGGCGTGGCGCAGCGACGGGGTGGACGTGCTCGATGCGAACCGGCGCGCATCGCAGCCGTCCTAG
- the corA gene encoding magnesium/cobalt transporter CorA, with translation MPSFRPLPPSMLRPAGRRVATAPDASGIHVPVSQAMVDCGVYCEGTRLPGKYTHAAALNKVHEIEAAGGSAFVWIGLHEPDQHQMEAVAEVFGLHELAVEDAVHAHQRPKLERYDDTLFLVLKTVKYVAHDSVAMTREIVETGEIMVFVGADFVVTVRHGEHGGLATVRKHIDTTPTSCKLGPYAVMHAIADHVVDDYLDVTDLVETDIDAMEENVFSPNSATEIEHIYLMKREVVELRRAVSPLATDLQRITTDHNDLISKEVRRYMRDVLDHTIKAADRIEGYDEVLSSLVQAAVGKVSMQQNTDMRKISAWVAIAAVPTAMAGIYGMNFEHMPELKATWGYPTVLLVMLTVCTLLYRTFRHNHWL, from the coding sequence ATGCCGTCTTTCCGCCCCCTGCCACCGTCGATGTTGAGGCCGGCGGGACGCCGGGTCGCCACCGCTCCGGACGCCTCCGGGATCCACGTGCCGGTCTCGCAGGCGATGGTCGACTGCGGCGTGTACTGCGAGGGAACCCGGTTACCGGGCAAGTACACCCACGCGGCCGCGCTGAACAAGGTGCACGAGATCGAGGCCGCCGGCGGCAGCGCATTCGTCTGGATCGGCCTGCACGAACCCGACCAGCATCAGATGGAGGCCGTGGCCGAGGTGTTCGGTCTGCACGAGCTGGCCGTCGAGGACGCGGTGCACGCCCACCAGCGCCCCAAGCTGGAACGCTACGACGACACGCTGTTCCTGGTGCTCAAGACGGTCAAGTACGTGGCGCACGACTCGGTGGCCATGACCCGCGAGATCGTCGAGACCGGCGAGATCATGGTGTTCGTCGGCGCCGATTTCGTGGTCACGGTTCGCCACGGCGAGCACGGTGGACTCGCCACGGTGCGCAAGCACATCGACACCACCCCGACGAGCTGCAAGCTGGGCCCCTACGCCGTCATGCACGCCATCGCCGACCATGTCGTCGACGACTACCTCGACGTCACCGACCTCGTCGAGACGGATATCGACGCCATGGAGGAGAACGTCTTCTCCCCCAACAGCGCCACCGAGATCGAGCACATCTATCTGATGAAGCGCGAGGTGGTCGAGCTCCGCCGGGCGGTCAGCCCGCTGGCCACCGACCTGCAGCGCATCACCACCGATCACAATGACCTGATCTCCAAGGAGGTCAGGCGCTACATGCGCGACGTGCTCGACCACACGATCAAGGCGGCCGACCGCATCGAGGGCTACGACGAGGTGCTCAGCTCGTTGGTGCAGGCCGCCGTCGGCAAGGTCTCCATGCAGCAGAACACCGATATGCGCAAGATTTCGGCCTGGGTGGCCATCGCCGCGGTGCCGACCGCGATGGCCGGCATCTACGGCATGAACTTCGAGCACATGCCCGAGCTCAAGGCCACCTGGGGCTACCCGACGGTGCTGCTGGTGATGCTCACGGTGTGCACGCTGTTGTACCGGACGTTCCGGCACAACCACTGGCTCTGA
- a CDS encoding NAD(P)-dependent malic enzyme, with the protein MSELVKTPQVVIDDAEIFAAHEGGKLSVELKAPLDTQRALSIAYTPGVAQVSRAIAADVTLAKKYTWANRLVAVVSDGSAVLGLGDIGPAASLPVMEGKSALFKTFGGLNSIPIVLDTKDPDEIVETLIRLRPTFGAVNLEDISAPRCFEIERRVIEALDCPVMHDDQHGTAIVVLAALLGAVKVLEREIHDLKVVVSGAGAAGVACTNILLNSGVTDIVVLDSKGIVESGRSDLNSFKAELAQRTNPRGLTGGAAEALHGADVFLGVSAGLVPEQLIASMAPGGIVFALSNPDPEIHPDAARKYAAVVATGRSDFPNQINNVLAFPGVFRGALDAGARRITEEMKVAAAHAIFSVVGDDLAVDHIVPSALDPRVGPAVAAAVAEASGV; encoded by the coding sequence GTGTCGGAATTGGTAAAGACCCCACAGGTTGTCATTGATGACGCGGAGATCTTCGCGGCCCACGAGGGTGGCAAACTCTCGGTCGAGCTGAAGGCACCGCTGGATACCCAGCGTGCGCTGTCCATCGCCTACACCCCGGGCGTCGCTCAGGTCAGCCGCGCCATCGCCGCTGATGTGACGCTGGCCAAGAAGTACACCTGGGCAAACCGCCTGGTGGCGGTGGTCAGCGATGGCAGCGCGGTGCTGGGACTCGGCGATATCGGTCCCGCGGCCTCGCTCCCGGTCATGGAGGGCAAGAGCGCGCTGTTCAAGACGTTCGGCGGACTGAACTCCATCCCGATCGTGCTGGATACCAAGGATCCCGACGAGATCGTCGAGACCCTGATCCGGCTGCGCCCGACCTTCGGTGCGGTGAACCTGGAGGACATCTCCGCGCCGCGCTGCTTCGAGATCGAGCGGCGCGTGATCGAGGCGCTGGACTGCCCGGTCATGCATGACGATCAGCACGGCACCGCGATCGTGGTGCTCGCCGCGCTGTTGGGGGCGGTCAAGGTGCTCGAGCGCGAGATCCACGACCTGAAGGTCGTGGTGTCCGGTGCCGGCGCCGCCGGTGTCGCCTGCACCAACATCCTGCTCAACAGTGGGGTCACCGACATCGTCGTGCTGGACAGCAAGGGCATCGTCGAGAGCGGTCGCAGCGACCTGAACTCCTTCAAGGCCGAGCTGGCCCAGCGCACCAATCCGCGCGGGCTCACCGGCGGGGCGGCGGAGGCACTGCACGGTGCCGATGTGTTCCTCGGGGTGTCGGCAGGTTTGGTGCCCGAGCAGCTCATCGCGTCGATGGCGCCGGGCGGCATCGTGTTCGCGCTGTCGAACCCCGATCCCGAGATTCACCCCGATGCCGCGCGCAAGTACGCCGCGGTGGTGGCCACCGGGCGCAGCGACTTCCCGAACCAGATCAACAATGTGCTGGCCTTCCCCGGTGTGTTCCGGGGCGCGCTGGACGCCGGCGCTCGCCGTATCACCGAGGAGATGAAAGTCGCTGCCGCGCATGCGATCTTCTCGGTGGTCGGCGATGATCTCGCGGTCGACCACATCGTGCCCAGCGCGCTGGACCCGCGGGTGGGCCCCGCCGTCGCGGCCGCGGTCGCGGAAGCCTCCGGCGTCTGA
- a CDS encoding glycine betaine ABC transporter substrate-binding protein, protein MRRLAIALVALLIAGCGGQAPPPPSVSVGADGQSTLLAHLYAAALRYYGSPAHVRDTPDPLAALDSGAVDVVPSFTGDVLARFAPDAAARSAAQVYRAMIGALPEGLGAGDYADATSDKPVVAVTAETAASWGVGDLSALIGRCESLKPGVVQGVAVPESFGTCVPSAPEEFPDDEVLWAALRSGEIDTAWTTAAAPDFPADLTMLSDRTALIRAENVVPIFRRNTLSQTQLRAVNELAGVLDTDALAQMRAEVAGGAEQGAVAGAWLDAHPLGR, encoded by the coding sequence ATGCGCCGGCTGGCGATCGCGCTCGTCGCGCTGCTGATCGCCGGGTGCGGTGGGCAGGCGCCACCGCCGCCGTCGGTGTCGGTCGGAGCCGACGGGCAGTCGACGCTGCTGGCGCATCTGTATGCCGCGGCGCTGCGCTACTACGGCAGTCCGGCGCATGTGCGGGACACGCCGGATCCGTTGGCGGCGCTGGATTCCGGCGCGGTCGACGTGGTGCCGTCGTTCACCGGCGACGTGCTGGCGCGCTTCGCCCCGGATGCGGCGGCACGGTCGGCAGCGCAGGTGTACCGCGCCATGATCGGGGCCCTGCCGGAGGGGCTCGGTGCCGGTGACTACGCCGACGCCACCTCGGACAAGCCGGTTGTCGCGGTGACCGCAGAGACCGCCGCCAGCTGGGGGGTCGGTGACCTCAGCGCGCTGATCGGCCGCTGCGAATCGTTGAAACCAGGTGTGGTGCAAGGGGTTGCAGTGCCGGAGTCGTTCGGCACGTGTGTGCCGTCGGCGCCCGAGGAGTTCCCGGACGACGAGGTGTTGTGGGCGGCCCTGCGCAGCGGTGAGATCGACACCGCCTGGACGACGGCGGCGGCCCCCGATTTCCCGGCGGACCTGACCATGCTCTCGGACCGCACGGCACTGATCCGCGCCGAGAATGTGGTGCCCATTTTCCGCCGGAACACCTTGAGCCAGACACAGCTACGGGCGGTCAACGAGCTCGCCGGTGTGCTCGACACCGATGCGTTGGCGCAGATGCGTGCCGAGGTGGCCGGCGGTGCCGAGCAGGGGGCGGTGGCCGGTGCCTGGCTGGACGCCCACCCGCTCGGCCGCTAG
- a CDS encoding SDR family NAD(P)-dependent oxidoreductase, whose protein sequence is MEGFAGKVAVVTGAGSGIGQALAVELGRSGASVAISDVDTEGLAVTEERLKAIGVPVKADRLDVTEREAFELYADAVKEHFGKVNQIYNNAGIAFSGDIEVSSYKDIERVMDVDYWGVVNGTKSFLPHLIASGDGHVVNVSSVFGLFSVPGQAAYNSAKFAVRGFTEALRQEMALAKHPVKVTCVHPGGIKTAIARNATAAEGIDVAEMAKAFDTKLAKTSPEKAAKIILEAVRKDRARVLVGADAKVLDVIIRITGSGYQRLFSSVAKGLIPK, encoded by the coding sequence ATGGAGGGCTTCGCCGGGAAAGTTGCCGTCGTCACGGGGGCGGGATCGGGTATCGGGCAGGCGCTGGCCGTCGAACTCGGCCGCTCGGGCGCCAGTGTGGCGATCAGCGATGTCGACACCGAGGGACTGGCGGTCACCGAGGAACGCCTCAAGGCGATCGGTGTCCCGGTCAAGGCCGACCGTCTCGACGTGACAGAGCGCGAGGCCTTCGAGCTGTACGCCGACGCTGTCAAGGAGCATTTCGGCAAGGTCAACCAGATCTACAACAACGCCGGTATCGCGTTCAGTGGCGATATCGAGGTCAGCTCATACAAGGACATCGAGCGCGTGATGGATGTCGATTACTGGGGCGTCGTCAACGGCACCAAGTCCTTCCTGCCGCACCTGATCGCCTCCGGCGACGGGCATGTCGTCAACGTCTCCAGCGTGTTCGGGCTGTTCTCGGTGCCCGGTCAGGCCGCCTACAACTCGGCGAAGTTCGCCGTGCGCGGATTCACCGAGGCGCTGCGTCAGGAGATGGCGTTGGCCAAGCACCCGGTCAAGGTGACCTGCGTGCACCCGGGCGGCATCAAGACCGCGATCGCCCGCAATGCCACCGCCGCCGAAGGCATCGACGTCGCCGAGATGGCCAAGGCCTTCGACACCAAGCTCGCCAAGACCAGCCCGGAGAAGGCCGCCAAGATCATCCTGGAGGCGGTCCGCAAGGACCGCGCCCGGGTCCTCGTCGGCGCCGACGCCAAGGTCCTCGACGTCATCATCCGAATCACCGGTTCGGGCTACCAGCGCCTGTTCTCGTCGGTGGCCAAGGGGCTCATCCCGAAGTAA